The following are encoded together in the Ranitomeya imitator isolate aRanImi1 chromosome 4, aRanImi1.pri, whole genome shotgun sequence genome:
- the LOC138676734 gene encoding uncharacterized protein isoform X2: MCSSESPPSQHLRIEEAEAAEGLSEGDWVGGEMPGVGAQSSAAHSGQRREGPPSSSQSRRRDRRSGQPPSSQRAPDSDGEDGGLDVDRLIEEVREREPLWNMADHSHADQFVTRRLWEQICENVVDNWEDLEPRQQTRARERVMKRWRSLRDRFKREFNKEMKAPSGSRRRRSKYQYGRALSFLRSTMLSRSTICSTREPAATLDPSGAIPQESATVGHVSRPHPSDPSSDPSLISCSSAPSTSAGASLQPLLHEAAGDELAFPLPHPSDPATSRTPLGSGRQQQRGQERSYAPEFLHLNASLQSSIKLFAEQTTAGFNMVNKSIIELDSCVDRLHSDAMQLPTLFFQSMLVSMEKLTLDQQMRLMQSCHAALAEAIAQATPTPTPPHTATVSPTNPFHFQNPSQIPTQSQVTSQSQIPTQSQFQMSSPLFPYPYSFPPTPTPPPVLTAQPHGFSPSSTTDQPQPNRHSPTIDVVQPSSPSVGISTPHITDL, encoded by the exons ATGTGTTCTTCTGAGAGCCCTCCTTCACAGCATCTGCGTATTGAG gaagctgaagcagccgagGGCCTCTCAGAAGGAGACTGGGTGGGTGGAGAAATGCCAGGAGTgggcgcacagagt tcTGCTGCACATTCTGGCCAACGCCGTGAAGGCCCTCCCAGCAGCTCCCAGAGTCGGCGTCGTGATCGTCGCAGCGGTCAGCCACCA tcttcacagcgtgctcccgactcaGATGGTGAGGACGGCGGATTAGATGTGGACCGCCTCATCGAGGAGGTCCGTGagcgggagccactgtggaacatggctgaccacaGCCATGCAGATCAATTTgttacccgtcggctctgggagcaaaTATGCGAGAACGTTGTGgacaactgggaggaccttgaACCAAGGCAGCAGACTCGAGCAC gtgaaagggtaatgaagcggtggcggtcactcagagatcgcttcaagagggagtttaacaaggagatgaaggccccgagtggctcaagaCGACGCAGGAGCAAATATCAATATGgcagggccctgtcgttcctccgatcGACGAtgttgagcagaag caccatctgtagcactcgggagcctgctgctaccttggacccctctggagcgatcccacaggagtccgccaccgTGGGCCACGTCAgtagaccccacccctctgacccttcgTCTGACCCTTCCCTTATTTCCTGTTCCTCGGCCCCATCCACAAGCGCTGGAGCATCATTGCAGCCTttgttacatgaagctgctggtgacgagttagcattccctttaccccacccctctgatcctgccacctctagaacaccatTAGGTTCTGGGCGGCAGcaacagaggggtcaggaaaggagttaTGCTCCCGAGTTTTTGCATCTCAATGCATCCTTACAGAGCTCTATCAAGCTTTTTGCTGAGCAAACGACTGCTGGGTTTAACATGGTGAATAAAAGCATCATTGAACTCGACAGTTGtgtggataggctgcattcagatgcaatgcAGTTGCCAACTCTTTTTTTCCAGTCAATGCTCGTGAGCATGGAAAAGctaactcttgaccagcagatgcggTTAATGCAAAGCTGCCATGCTGCTCTAGCAGAAGCCATCGCCCAAGCCACACCaactcccacacctccccacacagccactgtcTCTCCTACCAACCCTTTCCATTTCCAAAATCCGTCTCAAATCCCAACCCAGTCCCAAGTCACATCCCAGTCCCAAATCCCAACCCAGTCCCAATTTCAAATGTCCTCCCCCCTGTTTCCTTACCCATatagttttccacctaccccaacaccaccCCCTGTCCTCACTGCTCAGCCTCATGGTTTTTCCCCCTCTTCCACTACAGATCAACCCCAACCCAATAGGCATTCCCccactatcgacgtggtccaaccttccagcccctccgttGGTATATCCACCCCACACATTACAGATTTGTAA
- the LOC138676734 gene encoding uncharacterized protein isoform X1: MLWEFFFHRGIVPDAPFCLYAVLGTLGFVALQEAEAAEGLSEGDWVGGEMPGVGAQSSAAHSGQRREGPPSSSQSRRRDRRSGQPPSSQRAPDSDGEDGGLDVDRLIEEVREREPLWNMADHSHADQFVTRRLWEQICENVVDNWEDLEPRQQTRARERVMKRWRSLRDRFKREFNKEMKAPSGSRRRRSKYQYGRALSFLRSTMLSRSTICSTREPAATLDPSGAIPQESATVGHVSRPHPSDPSSDPSLISCSSAPSTSAGASLQPLLHEAAGDELAFPLPHPSDPATSRTPLGSGRQQQRGQERSYAPEFLHLNASLQSSIKLFAEQTTAGFNMVNKSIIELDSCVDRLHSDAMQLPTLFFQSMLVSMEKLTLDQQMRLMQSCHAALAEAIAQATPTPTPPHTATVSPTNPFHFQNPSQIPTQSQVTSQSQIPTQSQFQMSSPLFPYPYSFPPTPTPPPVLTAQPHGFSPSSTTDQPQPNRHSPTIDVVQPSSPSVGISTPHITDL, translated from the exons AtgttatgggaatttttttttcatcgTGGGATTGTCCCAGATGCACCCTTCTGCCTATATGCGGTGCTGGGCACGCTGGGCTTTGTAGCCCTCCAG gaagctgaagcagccgagGGCCTCTCAGAAGGAGACTGGGTGGGTGGAGAAATGCCAGGAGTgggcgcacagagt tcTGCTGCACATTCTGGCCAACGCCGTGAAGGCCCTCCCAGCAGCTCCCAGAGTCGGCGTCGTGATCGTCGCAGCGGTCAGCCACCA tcttcacagcgtgctcccgactcaGATGGTGAGGACGGCGGATTAGATGTGGACCGCCTCATCGAGGAGGTCCGTGagcgggagccactgtggaacatggctgaccacaGCCATGCAGATCAATTTgttacccgtcggctctgggagcaaaTATGCGAGAACGTTGTGgacaactgggaggaccttgaACCAAGGCAGCAGACTCGAGCAC gtgaaagggtaatgaagcggtggcggtcactcagagatcgcttcaagagggagtttaacaaggagatgaaggccccgagtggctcaagaCGACGCAGGAGCAAATATCAATATGgcagggccctgtcgttcctccgatcGACGAtgttgagcagaag caccatctgtagcactcgggagcctgctgctaccttggacccctctggagcgatcccacaggagtccgccaccgTGGGCCACGTCAgtagaccccacccctctgacccttcgTCTGACCCTTCCCTTATTTCCTGTTCCTCGGCCCCATCCACAAGCGCTGGAGCATCATTGCAGCCTttgttacatgaagctgctggtgacgagttagcattccctttaccccacccctctgatcctgccacctctagaacaccatTAGGTTCTGGGCGGCAGcaacagaggggtcaggaaaggagttaTGCTCCCGAGTTTTTGCATCTCAATGCATCCTTACAGAGCTCTATCAAGCTTTTTGCTGAGCAAACGACTGCTGGGTTTAACATGGTGAATAAAAGCATCATTGAACTCGACAGTTGtgtggataggctgcattcagatgcaatgcAGTTGCCAACTCTTTTTTTCCAGTCAATGCTCGTGAGCATGGAAAAGctaactcttgaccagcagatgcggTTAATGCAAAGCTGCCATGCTGCTCTAGCAGAAGCCATCGCCCAAGCCACACCaactcccacacctccccacacagccactgtcTCTCCTACCAACCCTTTCCATTTCCAAAATCCGTCTCAAATCCCAACCCAGTCCCAAGTCACATCCCAGTCCCAAATCCCAACCCAGTCCCAATTTCAAATGTCCTCCCCCCTGTTTCCTTACCCATatagttttccacctaccccaacaccaccCCCTGTCCTCACTGCTCAGCCTCATGGTTTTTCCCCCTCTTCCACTACAGATCAACCCCAACCCAATAGGCATTCCCccactatcgacgtggtccaaccttccagcccctccgttGGTATATCCACCCCACACATTACAGATTTGTAA